In a single window of the Esox lucius isolate fEsoLuc1 chromosome 22, fEsoLuc1.pri, whole genome shotgun sequence genome:
- the LOC105019883 gene encoding helix-loop-helix protein 2-like: MMLSPDQADSDLGWGQSDAESVLNDLKVGCLSDEPMEGEGKTRSLAPPALSREEKRRRRRATAKYRSAHATRERIRVEAFNVAFAELRKLLPTLPPDKKLSKIEILRLAICYISYLNHVLDV, translated from the coding sequence ATGATGCTGAGTCCTGACCAAGCTGATTCCGACCTAGGATGGGGACAATCCGATGCAGAGTCGGTGCTCAACGACCTCAAGGTCGGGTGTCTGTCCGACGAACcgatggagggggagggaaagacGAGGTCGCTGGCCCCACCGGCCCTTagcagagaggaaaagagaaggaggagacGCGCAACCGCCAAGTATCGCTCAGCCCACGCCACGCGCGAGAGAATCCGTGTGGAAGCTTTCAATGTAGCCTTCGCTGAACTGAGAAAGTTGTTGCCAACCCTTCCTCCCGACAAGAAACTATCCAAGATCGAGATTCTCAGACTTGCTATATGCTATATCTCCTATCTCAATCACGTTTTGGATGTCTAG